In Antedon mediterranea chromosome 10, ecAntMedi1.1, whole genome shotgun sequence, one genomic interval encodes:
- the LOC140060198 gene encoding DNA-directed RNA polymerase II subunit RPB7 encodes MFYHISLEHEILLHPRYFGPNLLNTVKQKLFTEVEGTCTGKYGFVIAVTTIDNIGAGMIQPGKGFVLYPIKYKAIVFRPFKGEVVDAVVTQVNKVGLFTDIGPLSCFVSRHSIPSDMEFDPNSNPPCYKTKDEDMVIQQEDEIRLKIVGTRVDATDIFAIGSLMDDYLGLVN; translated from the exons ATGTTTTATCAT ATATCACTAGAACATGAAATTCTTCTTCATCCACGATATTTTGGTCCGAATTTGTTGAATACTGTCAAACAAAAACTGTTTACTGAAGTAGAAGGAACTTGTACAGGAAA GTACGGATTTGTAATAGCTGTAACTACAATTGATAACATTGGAGCAGGCATGATACAGCCAGGAAAGGGTTTTGTGCTATATCCCATCAAATATAAAGCCATTGTGTTCAGACCATTCAAAGGAGAAGTAGTAGATGCAGTTGTAACACAAGTCAATAAG gttGGTCTCTTCACTGATATTGGACCTCTATCCTGCTTTGTATCAAGACAT TCAATTCCGTCTGATATGGAGTTTGATCCAAATTCAAATCCACCCTGTTACAAAACCAAAGATgag GATATGGTGATACAACAAGAGGATGAAATCAGGTTAAAGATTGTAGGAACTAGAGTAGACGCTACAGATATT TTTGCAATTGGATCTCTTATGGATGACTATCTTG GTCTTGTCAACTAG
- the LOC140060511 gene encoding sphingosine-1-phosphate phosphatase 2-like, with amino-acid sequence MANFGKYVRLLHSAEAVAEFQALFGLQKINKARPQEEDHAASEDEQQNGKLPAASSTKESSVHKRKHVDSQHLQNSTSSSFENDEMELDTTDNVIIKNKIWYYLFCFGAELGNKYFYLVFYPFFMWNFSAWLLRRAIYVWVVTMYLGQAAKELIKMPRPSCPPAIKMERRYETEYGMPSTHAMVGVLMPFTLLLSSIGRFEYPFLLGLIVAIFWTSIVVMSRMYLGMHSLLDVIAGITAGTLLMTMMFPFLNVIDDWVLNSKMAPFVILLLILVSTLVFPRDSKKWRETHADTLNITSISGGIAIGSWINTYIGMLVPYTGSLPYVLSLPSLLTIGVMLLRMVVGVPLLLLMDEILTFCIRNTMAKLLGVPLNKKTKRLALIELPHRFGAYFTMTVVCVTISPLTFQYLGLDPHGPYMDL; translated from the exons ATGGCAAACTTTGGTAAATATGTTCGTTTACTACACAGTGCTGAAGCTGTCGCTGAATTTCAAGCGCTTTTCGGTTTACAGAAAATAAACAAAGCTAGGCCGCAAGAGGAAGACCACGCTGCTTCTGAAGATGAACAACAGAATGGAAAACTACCGGCGGCCTCCTCAACAAAAGAGTCGTCGGTTCACAAAAGAAAGCATGTTGATTCTCAACATTTACAAAACTCAACTTCAAGTAGTtttgaaaatgatgaaatgGAATTGGATACTACAGACAATGTTatcataaaaaacaaaatatggtATTATTTATTCTGTTTCGGTGCTGAACTaggaaacaaatatttttatcttgTGTTTTATCCATTTTTCATGTGGAATTTTTCTGCTTGGCTTTTAAGGAGGGCCATTTATGTGTGGGTTGTTACAATGTATTTAGGACAAGCTGCTAAAGAACTGATAAAAATGCCAAGACCATCGTGCCCACCGGCCATTAAGATGGAAAGACGTTACGAAACCGAGTATGGCATGCCGTCAACTCATGCTATGGTTGGAGTATTAATGCCGTTCACTCTTTTGTTATCAAGTATTGGTCGTTTTGAG TATCCTTTCTTACTTGGACTTATTGTGGCAATCTTCTGGACAAGTATCGTTGTCATGAGTAGAATGTATCTTGGTATGCATAGCTTACTT GATGTGATTGCTGGCATCACCGCTGGCACCTTACTGATGACAATGATGTTTCCTTTTCTTAATGTCATCGACGACTGGGTACTCAACAGTAAGATGGCGCCCTTCGTTATACTATTGCTTATACTTGTGTCAACTCTCGTATTCCCGAGGGACTCCAAGAAATGGCGTGAAACACATGCCGACACTTTGAACATAACGAGTATCTCCGGTGGAATAGCAATTGGATCATGGATAAACACCTACATCGGGATGCTGGTTCCGTACACGGGATCGTTACCGTATGTGCTATCGCTACCAAGCCTTTTGACGATAGGAGTGATGCTACTTAGGATGGTTGTTGGCGTGCCTCTTCTTCTGCTGATGGACGAGATTTTAACGTTTTGTATACGCAACACAATGGCGAAATTGTTGGGCGTGCCGTTAAACAAGAAAACCAAACGACTAGCGCTTATTGAATTGCCGCATAGATTTGGAGCGTACTTTACTATGACTGTTGTCTGTGTAACTATTTCACCTTTGACCTTTCAGTATTTAGGTCTTGACCCTCATGGTCCTTATATGGACTTATAA